GTGGTGGAACCCCGCTGGTCTCCTGGTGGCGTTTTGTACTTTAGTAGCGATCGCAGCGGCTATTGGAATCTCTATCGTTACAACGAGGGTCAAGTTGAGGCGATCTATCCCGCCGAAGCTGAATTTGGTTATCCCCATTGGGTATTTGGGGAATCAATCCTCGGTTTTATCGATGAACAGACCCTGGTTTGCACCTACAACGACCAAGGCACTTGGAAACTGGCCACCCTCAACCCCCAACGACGCGCCCTAACCCCGATCCCTGTGCCCTACAGCACCATTAGTTATCTCCAGGTCCACGGCACAACCCTTGCGTTTATCGGTGGCAGTGCGACCCGACCCACGGCGATTGTCACCCATGACCTCTTTCGGGGTGAAAGTCACCGGGTTAAGGAAGCAAGCACTTTACAAATTGAGGCTGGCTATCTGTCCCAACCCCAGGCGATCGCCTTCCCGACCGAAAACGGCCAGGTTGCCCATGGCTGGTATTACCCACCCACTAACCCAGATTTCCAAGCCCCTGCCGACACAGCGCCGCCCCTCCTGGTCAAAAGTCATGGCGGCCCCACCGCAATGGCCTCGGCCAGTTTAAATTTGCGGATTCAATATTGGACGAGTCGCGGTTTTGCCTTTGTGGATGTAAACTACGGCGGCAGCACAGGTTACGGCCGGGCCTATCACCAACGTCTCGATGGCCATTGGGGGATTGTCGATGTCCAGGATTGTGTCAATGTTGCAAAATACCTTGTCGCAAAAGGCCTAGCCGACGGGGAAAAATTGGCGATCGCCGGGGGCAGCGCCGGCGGTTACACGACCCTCGCCGCCCTGACTTTCCATGATGTTTTTAAAGCAGGGGCCAGCTACTATGGCATCTCAGATCTAGAAGTTTTGGCCACCGACACCCACAAATTTGAGGCCCGCTATCTCGATCGCCTGATCGGGAAATACCCTGAAGAAAAAGATAAATACGTCGCGCGATCGCCAATTCATTTCCCAGAAAAACTGGCCTGCCCTGTCATTTTTTTCCAAGGACTAGAAGATAAAGTGGTGCCCCCCAACCAAGCCGAAATGATGGTTGATGCCCTGAAAACCAAGGGACTACCCGTGGCCTATGTGCCCTTTGCAGGAGAACAACATGGTTTTCGCCAGGCTGAAAATATCAAAAAAGCCCTGGACAGTGAATTCTATTTCTATAGTCAAATCTTTGGGTTTACCCCGGCTGATGCCCTAGAGCCCGTCGAAATTTTCAACCGTTAAATGGTTTGGCGATCGCCCAGCCAAGTAGAATCCCTCCCCTCGGCCATGACCCTGCTCGAAAAGCAGAATTTTGGCAGGGCTCCCCAACCCAAACCTTTTTACTTCTCAGATTTAGGGCCGTTTTATTATTTTTTTTAAAGAAATGTAATCAGCACGCCCCGAAACCTGGGATTATAAATGCCGTATAAAATTACATGGGAGCAGACATCCTCCAATTCCCTGGGCGATGTAATACGGGTTTGTCCTAGAGTCAACTGCCCAACGGGAAAAGTCCATGTACGTCAGTCATGGGAGTATGTCAATATAAAACGAAGCTTTTCATCCCCCTGGGGTGATCTTTTCTAAACGCGCTTAATAAAACTGCTGTTCGGAGAAAATTTAATGCGGGACGCTGTTACAAGTCTGATCAGAAATTACGATACTACCGGGCGTTACTTTGACCGTGATGCCATCGAAAACCTCAAAAGCTACTTCGCTTCGGGGAACGACCGAATTGCCGTGGCCGCGATGATCAATAGCCAATCTGCAGATCTCGTGAAAGCTGCCGCCAATAACCTCTTTGAAGCGGTGCCTGAGCTACTCTTAGCCGGGGGCAATGCCTACACGACTCGGCGCTTCTCTGCTTGTTTGCGGGATATGGACTACTACTTGCGTTATGGCACTTATGCCCTCATCGCGGGAGATATGGATGTCCTCAACGAGCGGGTACTCCAGGGGCTCAGAGAAACCTATAATTCTTTAGGTGTGCCCATTGCACCGACGGTGCGGGGGATTCAGTTTCTCAAAGAGGCGATTAAAGACATGGCAGCAGCTGCAGGTATCGCCAATACAGCCTTCATCGATGAACCCTTTGACCATATGACCCGGGAACTGAGCGAAGTTGATCTCTAAGAAAAAATTTAAGGGACTGTTTTGCCTCAAGATGACTTGAAATGACAGCCCATGGATTTTGAGTTTGTTTGTTGCTCTGGCCGCAGTCGGAGCATTTTTTATGGGATACCTGCTGTTCTAAGGAGGTCTATTTGGGGCTGGGACAGCAGTTGGGTAATAAGATTACAGAAATATTGGATGGGGGGAATCTCAAGGCGATCGCTCGTCGTGACCAAAACAACTTCGCGCATATCAATTTCATCGGGGAGGGGCTTGACCACGAGGGCAGGGTCCGTGCGGGCTTCTACCAGGGCCGATTGGGGCAATAGGGCAATCATATCTCCCTGGCGAACTAACCCCCGGAAGGCGTCGAGACTATTGAGTTCGACGGTGGCGGTGGGGGCAAGGCCATAATTAGCCAGTTGATCTTGCACATACCGCTGCATGCCATAGCCATCTTTAAACACCACCTGGGGATAGTTGGCGATATCAATCCAACTGAGTTTTTCCTTAGGGGCAAGGGGATGATATTTACTCAGCAGTACCTCGACGCTTTCTTTGTAGAGGGGGATCACCACCATGTCTGGGCTGGCGGTCAAAAAGCGATTGTTCATGACGATCGCCACATCTACCAGGCTATCCCGGAGCACTTTCAGAGCACGATCACTACCAAGGGCAGTCACCCGCAGTTGGGTTTGGGGGTACATCCGACAAAACTGTTGCAGTACCGGGGGGAGATGATAGGCACAGACAGAATGGATTGCGGCGACACAGAGTTCCGACTGGTTCCCTGCAAGGAGGTCGTTGATTTCGGCGCGGGCGTTATCCCAACTGTTACAAATTTTGCGGGCATAGGGTAGGAAACGTTCCCCGGCAAGGGTGAGCTTGACCTGGGCGCTCCGGTGAAATAGGGGCATCCCGACGGCGGCTTCAAGGCTCTGAATTTGACGACTGACGGTGGATTGGGTGACCCCACATTGCTGGGCTGCTTGACCAAAATTCCCGGTGGC
The nucleotide sequence above comes from [Synechococcus] sp. NIES-970. Encoded proteins:
- the apcF gene encoding allophycocyanin beta-18 subunit, whose product is MRDAVTSLIRNYDTTGRYFDRDAIENLKSYFASGNDRIAVAAMINSQSADLVKAAANNLFEAVPELLLAGGNAYTTRRFSACLRDMDYYLRYGTYALIAGDMDVLNERVLQGLRETYNSLGVPIAPTVRGIQFLKEAIKDMAAAAGIANTAFIDEPFDHMTRELSEVDL
- the ntcB gene encoding nitrogen assimilation transcriptional activator NtcB: MRLEQLQAFLAIAATGNFGQAAQQCGVTQSTVSRQIQSLEAAVGMPLFHRSAQVKLTLAGERFLPYARKICNSWDNARAEINDLLAGNQSELCVAAIHSVCAYHLPPVLQQFCRMYPQTQLRVTALGSDRALKVLRDSLVDVAIVMNNRFLTASPDMVVIPLYKESVEVLLSKYHPLAPKEKLSWIDIANYPQVVFKDGYGMQRYVQDQLANYGLAPTATVELNSLDAFRGLVRQGDMIALLPQSALVEARTDPALVVKPLPDEIDMREVVLVTTSDRLEIPPIQYFCNLITQLLSQPQIDLLRTAGIP
- a CDS encoding prolyl oligopeptidase family protein encodes the protein MATPEIAPYGAWRSPITSDLIVSSSIGLGAVAWAGGELYWLEGRPQEKGRNVLVKRTAAETAVDITPPGFNVRSRVHEYGGGAFVIAEDGTVYFSNDGDRRVYVQAPGQAPRALTPENERRYADFMLDAARNRLICVSEDHSDGGHEPKNDLVAIALDTGAVEILVEGNDFYTSPRLSPDGQSLAWVSWDHPDMPWDNSQLWVAAIQADGSLGEKTLIAGGNDESVVEPRWSPGGVLYFSSDRSGYWNLYRYNEGQVEAIYPAEAEFGYPHWVFGESILGFIDEQTLVCTYNDQGTWKLATLNPQRRALTPIPVPYSTISYLQVHGTTLAFIGGSATRPTAIVTHDLFRGESHRVKEASTLQIEAGYLSQPQAIAFPTENGQVAHGWYYPPTNPDFQAPADTAPPLLVKSHGGPTAMASASLNLRIQYWTSRGFAFVDVNYGGSTGYGRAYHQRLDGHWGIVDVQDCVNVAKYLVAKGLADGEKLAIAGGSAGGYTTLAALTFHDVFKAGASYYGISDLEVLATDTHKFEARYLDRLIGKYPEEKDKYVARSPIHFPEKLACPVIFFQGLEDKVVPPNQAEMMVDALKTKGLPVAYVPFAGEQHGFRQAENIKKALDSEFYFYSQIFGFTPADALEPVEIFNR